In Novipirellula artificiosorum, the genomic window TATTGAGGGGCTCGATCTCGGTCGTTTGCGAGTTCATATCTATGGGCCGCGTCCGAAGACCGACGACAAGTCGACGCCAACGCTGGTTGCCACGTTCGTGGTCGTGGACGTTGGCACAGAGAACATCGAAGTGGTGCTCGACACCGATCTTCGCCGCGCCTTACCGCGAATCCCGGCTCAACGCGTCGTTCCCTCCAGTTCGATCCCCAAGCAGGATCCCTAGGCGAGCGGCAGAAGCCAATTCACCGACTAGCAAGTCCGTCGTACGCTAAGAACGATCTTGCCTCTCGCCCCAAAAATTGTCTGTCCAGCTCTTCCCTTTCCATTGCTAAACGAGCCCTCATCATGTTCACGGTGTTTTCGACGTTGGCTGCGATTCTTGCATTCAGTGGCGTGCCGTTGTCGGGCCGAGTGGTTGACCAAAACGATCAACCGGTCGATGGCGCGGTGGTCAAGATCAGTGTGGGCCGGCCTCGCACCGGACCCGCCTTGACTTGTCCGTCTTGCTATGTTGACTGCGGTAAGTTTGTGCTGACGGATGCGGATGGCAAGTTCCATTTTGAAGGTGTCTCATCCGATCTGTTCTTTGGGCTAACCGCTGGCGCGTTAGGTTATCAGGGTGCCTTGGCTCGCGATGTTGATCCGCTTGAGCCCGATTTGACGCTCCGAATTGCGAAGCTGGACGACGTCGATCCCGGCGAGACGCTGGCGGGCAAGGTGGTCGATTTGCAAGGCAACGCGATTTCGGGTGCCATGATCACCGTGGGGACAACGCATTACTTAGATGGCAGTTTGACGGGCCCGGGCCGCCAAATCACCCCTGCGACGGTGACCGATGCCGATGGTCAGTTCGCTTTGACGGTTCGAGCTGCGATTCGATCAACAACGTTGAAGGTCCGCGTCCCCGGATTCGCCCCCCAGGATGTCGTTGGTATGCAGCGTGGCCGAACGGGGCAAGTGATCCAAATGGGACCGGGTGGCTCGTTGATGGGACGGATGTTGCTCGACGGAAAACCGGTCAGCGGAATGAAGCTTGGATTGGTGCAAATGGACCGCAGAATCGGAAACGTTGTTACTCCTGACGAAATTGTTACTGCTGCGGATGGAATGTTTCGCTGGGACAATCTGCCGCCAGCTGCCGACTATGCGATCTACAGCCAATTCGAGCAACTCAGCGACGCCGCGCTCGCGGTGTCCATTGTTACGGTTCCTGCGGATGGTGAGTTAGCGGATCTGGGTGAGATCGCGGCACAGAAATCTCATGGATTGAAAATTCAAATCGTGATGTCCGACGGGGCCGAAGTTCCCGAGGGATCCTTCTGTTACCTGACGCGGTCGAAAGCGGCCCATTCGGCCAAAGAGCCACTTTCGTCTACTTCGCTGCAATCGGTTGCCTTTGACGGGCTCGCTACGGAAGTGGTGGAAATCGGCGTGCGGATTCCCAATTATGAAATCGAATCATCGGATCCGCCCAGCCAAATCGACCTCAATGGGCGATTGCAGCGATGGAGTGATCACGACGAAACGATTGTGATTCAGATGAGGAAGCGGCGTTAGTTGTTCTACACGGCACGGTTCCTTGCCTGTGATGCTTTTCTGGTGGATGTGCTACTTCACGCGAGCCGAGGTAACCACACGTCCTAATTGATCGAGTAAAACCAGGTCCTTCGCCGAGATCGTTCGGACGGCGAAAACGATGGTTTGATTGATCGTTTGCGGCTGAACCGAACTGGCTATCTTCATCGTCAATAGCCCGTTTTGCACCGACCAGGTACCGGTGGATGCGGGCGGTTGAGCAAACATTTGCTGGAACATTGCGATCTGTTCATGTTGGCGGTAAGCGGTATAAGCGCCGTTGGGATGATAGGTCACGGCTAACGTTCCCATCGCGTCACGCAGTGCCCAGGTGCCGGAAAGCATTTGAGCGACCTGGGCGTCGGTCAAGCTACCCGCAGCGATGGCGGGCGTATTCGGATTCGTGCCGGGGCTGCTGGTGATTCCGCTCGGGGGGGGAGGCAGCGGAATCGGTTTGGCAAATGCGCCGGGCGGTATGGCGGAGGCGGCTTGGCGCTGCAGCACCAGCATCATCCGCTTGCTACCGGGGGGCGAGCTGAAATCGGTCGGTCGTGGGGCGACCCGCGGATCCGTGACGCACATCGCAACTTGGTTCCCTGAGGAATCAAACTGGTAGATACCTTCGCCAGCGGTTTGGTCAGGCGAGATGATCGAGATGAAGTTTGGGTTGGCCAACGAAAAGGACTTGGCATATTGTTTCTTATCGACCGGCGATTCAAAGACAATGGCGTTCGCTTTGATTTCCACTTCGCCTCCGGAAGGCAGCCACAGTTGGATCGCATCCACAGGAATCACCCTTCCGTCTTCGGTCAACTGTGTGACCTTCCACTTCCCTTGCAACCGCTGCAAATCGCCGTTTGCGGCAAACGCCATCGGAACGCATGTCAGCCAGGCCAACAGAGTCGTGAGTACTCGAAGTTGCATTAACCATGCCTCTCAAAAAGAAGAATCGGATCCGCGCAGCATGCACAGACCACCCAAGTGTCCGCAAGTAAGTTTAGCGAAGTTCTGTCGGGTCAGAAATATCAATCGGATGACATCGTGACGCACAACACTTGGGTGTTGGATTCTGGTTATGATAAGGGGCAGAATGGAAAGAGAAGAGTATGCCATCCCCACGCTATAAGGATTCGCACCGAACATGTCTGAGGGCAGCGGATTTCTAAGTCGCGTCTTCGCTGACGCGCGTTCGACCTATCAATCGCTCGCGGATGCACTGCCGGTCAGTTTGTTGGTCAAGGACATCGACAGCCGGCGGATTTTTGCCAACAAACAGTACTTAACCGTCCGAGGCAAAACGCTCGACCAAATTCTCGACAAGGACGATTTCGACCTGTTTCCGGTTGAAATCGCAAGCAACTACATCGCGGACGATCAAGTCGTACTGCGTACCGGCGAGACGCTACACGATATCGAAGAAACGGTTTTTGCAGACGGGCGGACGCGTTGGATTGAGCGATTTAAATGCCCGATTCTTGATCCTCGTGGCAAGGTGATTGGCATCCAATTGTTGTTTTGGGATGTTACCGAGCGATTGCAGGCAGAGGACGAACTGAGGCGGGAACAGCGGCTGTTGCGGACCTTAATGGACAACATCCCCGACTCGATCTACTTCAAAGATGAACAGAGCCGGTTTCTTCGAATTAGCCGAATGATGGTTGAGAAGTTTGGAATGCTGGCGGAAAGCTCGGTGATTGGGAAATCGGACGCGGACATCTTTACCACCGAGCATGCCAAAGGCGCTCGCGAGGACGAGCTGCGGATCATGCGGACCGGCGAACCGCTGGTGGACCGAGTGGAACGGGAAACGTGGCCGGACAAAGACGACACCTACGTGATGACCACCAAGATGCCGCTGCGTGACGAAGCGGGAACCATCATCGGTACGTTTGGGATCAGCCGCGACGTAACGGAGCTGACGAAGTCCCAGCAAGCGCTGCGTGAAGCTCGTGATGTTGCGACACAAGCCAATCAAGCCAAAAGCAATTTTCTGGCCAACATGAGCCACGAAATTCGAACGCCCATGAACGCGATCATTGGGATGTCCGAGTTGCTGGCTCTAACGGACTTGACCCCAGAGCAGCGTGACTACAACCATTTGGTCAGTGATTCGGCGGATGCGCTGTTGCGGCTCTTGAACGAAATTCTTGATTTCTCGAAAATTGAAGCCAATCGCTTGGAGCTGGAATGCATTCCAATGGCTCTGCGCGATGTGATTGAAAAATCGGGGCAAACCCTTTCGGTCAAGGCTGCTGAAAAGTCGTTGGAATTGCTTTGCCGCGTGGCTCCGGATGTCCCCAACCGGCTGCTGGGCGATCCCGGTCGATTGCGTCAAATCTTGGTCAACCTGATTGGCAATGCGATCAAATTTACGGAAAACGGAAACGTCTTTGTTGATGTGAACTTGTGCAACGAGGCCGCTGCGCGGCCGGATCACAAAGCCGACTCCTCGACCCTTTGGTTACGTTTCCAAGTCGCCGATACCGGCATTGGGATTCCGGCCGAGAAACTCAGTTCGGTGCTCGAGGCGTTCACACAGGCAGATTCATCGACCACGCGACGTTTTGGTGGGACGGGTCTAGGATTAGCGATCTCTAAGCAATTGATTGAATTGATGGGCGGTCAATTGAATGTCGAAAGCGAGCCGAACGAGGGAACGACCTTTTGGTTCGTGTTGCCATTCCGCGTTGCGCCGAAACAGCAAGCGCCGAATCCCCAGCTTCGCAACCTCAGCGGCACGCGAGTGCTCGTCGTGGATGACAATGAAGTCAATCGACGCATCCTTCAAGAGATCTTCGCGGTCTGGGGGTTTGAAGCAACCTTGGTCGATGGTGGATCCAGTGCGATCGAGCGTTTTCGGCAGGCCCAACAAACCAGCGAGCCCTATCAGTTGGCCGTGCTGGACTGCATGATGCCGGAAATGGACGGGTTTGAGTTAGCGGCGACGATTCGTGACGAGTTTCCCAAGGCGGAAATAAAAATGATCATGTTGTCGTCGGCGAATTTGCCTGATGATGCGGCCAGATTGAAGAAGTTGGGAATTGCTCGCTACTTGACCAAACCGGTCGTGCAAAGTGAGCTTCTTGACACCATTGTGCATGTGTTAGGGGCGAGTCGCCCCATGCACCCCGAATCAATTTTAGCGGATGTATCGGACTGCCCACCGTTGCGCATTCTGGTGGCCGAAGATGGATTGGCAAATCAACAGGTTGCACTGGGGATGTTGAAGATATGTGGGCATACGGGTGTGGTGGCCAATGATGGCCGTGAGGCGGTTTCGCGTTGGCAAACCGAACCGTTTGACGTCATTTTGATGGATATGCACATGCCGGTGATGGATGGCATTGAAGCGACCAAGGCGATTCGCCAGATTGAGCAGTCGTCCGATTGCAGCGACCCCATTCCGATCATTGCCTTGACTGCGGCCGCGATGCAAGAAGACTCCGAAGCGTGTCTCAACGCGGGGATGGATGGCTTCTTGGCTAAGCCGATCCATGCGAAGAAATTGCAGGAGATGTTGGCTAAGTTCTCGCCAGATCGATCGGGGCAGACATCTGACAACTCAGCGGAACCGTGCGATTTAGAAAAGCAAGAGGATGAGCCTGAGATTGATTTGGAAGCGACCGATGTGGTCGATTTGCGGGCGGCCCAAGAGAGGTTGCCGGGGGGGCAACGCGGTCTTTGCCGGTTGGCAGAGGTCTTCGTCGGCGAGTGTGAATCGCTGATCAAGACGCTCGACGAGACGATTCCCGATGGGGACCTGGAACAGATCCAGCGGGCAGCACATACGTTAAAGGGATCGTCGAACCTGTTTTTCGCGAACCAAGTGTATGCATCGGCGAGATTGGTCGAAGTGGCAGCGAAAGAAGCCGATCGGGACGCATTGGTCGGGCTACTTGAACAGTTGAAAATCGAAGTTCAAGCGATGTTGAAGGTGCTCCGGAAAGTGGTCAGCGAAGGAGTCGCATGACCGCTGCTGCACCCCCTTCTCCCCAGCCCTTCTCCCCCGCAAAGTGGTCGTGCAGTTTCTAAGTTGTTGATTAAAAGAGACTTACAAGATTTACCTCTCTCGCTGGGAGAGGTCGAGCCTAAGCGAGGGAGAGCGGTGGTGTACCTCGCCCTTTGGGCTCGTTGTACCACATAAGTTATACGCTTGAAAAATTTTTTGCACCTGGCCCAAAAGCGTTCCATGCGTTGGACAGGTCGTAGGATCTCTGGATTCCAACCCAAAGCGTTTGCGTCCCAGGATCGTTCTTTGGTCGATCGATGAAGCCGCNNNNNNNNNNNNNNNNNNNNNNNNNNNNNNNNNNNNNNNNNNNNNNNNNNNNNNNNNNNNNNNNNNNNNNNNNNNNNNNNNNNNNNNNNNNNNNNNNNNNCGACGGTGCGCCAAGGGTGCTACCGGTTCCCGGCGGACGACCGACCGTCGGGGACTCTTTTCTAAGAGATCATTGGACACCGGAGCCATACCTCCAAAAAACCTTGAGTCTGGGTTCCGCGCGTTTCGGTCGGATGAGCCGGTTTTTTGACCGAGGAGTCCGAGAGCCACCCCGCCCATGAACCGCACCTCCGTGCAACAGGCTTTCCCATGTTCGCAGCACCAGCGCGAACCGCAAGGCAACAATCATTCGCAGCGGTTTGTCGAAAGACCAGAGCGAAATCTCGTCACCTACCCCGCAGATGTATTAGACAGCACCCGAGATGCGCGGTACAACGAGCTGCGCGGGCAGGGGTGGTTGGATAGGCAGGGGTGGTTGGATACCTAAACACTGTTTTAGTCACAACTTAGAAACTGCACGACCCATTCCGTGGGAGGGCCAATACTTGAAATACGGCCAATCCGTCGTTCACCGCTGTGAAAATACGGTCTCAATCTTGCCAAACCGCGACGGAGTAGCTATTTTGCGGGGCCTGTTAAACCACGTTTCACTCGAATTTTGACCTCATCGAGCCTCAATATGACTATGGATCGCAGCCTCAAGGTGCAAGCTGGGGCGATTAAATCTCGAAATGTAATGACCCGGGCCGAGCGTATTGCTCGGCTGAAAGAACTCAACCGCTTCGATCCCGAAGCCAGTATCGTTGGGATGCCGAAGGTGCGCGTTCCCAAGGTCTCGCTGAAGAAGAAGAAGAAGGTGAAGAAGGACGAGGATTCGGCGGACAAGTAGTAGGCGATTTCTCCCATTCGACGCCCTTCATGAGGCCATGTTATCGCTGCTTCCAATCCACGCGCTCACGATGTGCCAACGGAAGAAATTGAATTGCCGACGGAGGGGATTGATCCGCAGCGGTTGCCGCTGCCCGAAGCGACCCAGCCGCTGAAGATCCTTTGGCAGTATGTGATCGTTTTGTTGGCCATCCATGCGTTCGCTTTGCTGGCCCTGCTTCCGTACATGTTCACATGGTCAGGCGTGCTGTTGGCCATTCTTGGGCATTTCACCTTTGGAATGCTGGGGATCACGATCGGCTACCATCGCTTGTTGACGCATCGTGGGTTTGCTTGCCCGAAATGGCTTGAGCATACGTTCGCGGTTTTCGGCATGTGCAACCTGCAAGACAGTCCTGCCCGCTGGGTGGCCATTCATCGGATGCACCATCAACACAGCGATCATCAACCCGATCCGCATTCGCCCCTTGCCAATTTTTTGTGGGGGCATGTCGGTTGGGTCGTTTGCCGACATCGGGACCTCGATCGAACCAGCCACTATGAACGCTATGTCCGTGATTTGTTGCGGGATCCGTTCTACCTTCGCTTGGAGCGACGCGGTGGATGGTTTTTCGTCTTCCTTGCCCACGCCGTTCTGATTGCCGTCGCAGGAGCCCTGTTTGGATATTGGGCCAGTGGCGGGGTGACCAGCGAGTCGATCCGTTATGGCTATAGCTGGGCGGTTTGGGCCGTTGCCGTCCGGACCGTGTTTGTCTTGCACGGTACGTGGGCGGTCAACTCACTTTCGCATGTGTTCGGCTATCGAAACTACGAAACTCGGGACAACAGCCGCAACAATTGGTTGGTGGCGTTGTTCAGTCACGGCGAGGGATGGCACAACAACCATCACGCTCAGCCCCGCGCTGCGGCGCACGGCCATCGTTGGTACGAATTTGATATGTCGTGGCGAGTGATTCAATTACTCGAAGCGGTGGGCTTGGCCAAGGATGTCGTTCGTCCAAAAGCGAACGCGGCTGCCGAGGAGTAAGGACCACAAGCAGCCGATCGTAGATCGTGGTGGGCGACCGTCACTTTTGTGTTGGCTTTTTCTCATGAGCACTCTCACCACCTCGGTCATCGCCGCGCGTTGGATTTTTCCGATTTCGGGGCCACCGTTCTATCATGGCTGGATCCGCATTCGCGACCAACGGGTGACCGAATTCGGTAGCGGCCAAGCTCCGCGGGGGGCCGTGGACCTTGGGGATGTTGCGATACTTCCCCAACTCGTCAACGCCCACACCCATTTGGAATTCTCTGATTGCACGGTTCCCGTTGGTGAAGTTGGTGTAACGCTCGATCAATGGATTGGTGAAGTCGTGGCGGCGAGGAAGAATGCCACCGAGGAAAGCAAAGCCAAGGCGATCCGAGCCGGAGTGGAGGAATCAGCCCGCGCGGGCGTCGCTTTGGTGGGTGAGATTGCCACGCCACCGGTCGTCGGCACGATCGAGGCAGGCACGATCGAGGAAGGCGGGATGGAGATCATTTCCTTTGCGGAAACCCTTGGTTTGTCCGAATCGCGAGGGGCGGAAAGATTGGCGGCTGCCCGTCATCATTTGCAGAGCTTTCCCACGGCCGGCATTAGCCCGCACGCGCCCTATTCGACGACGCCCGAGGTGATTCAACAATGCATCGAATTGGCGATCCGTCACCGGCGACCGCTCGCGATGCATGTGGCGGAATCACCTTCCGAGCGCGAGCTGCTTGAGTCGGCAACAGGGCCGATGGCGGATCGGCTCAAAACGATGGGCGTTTGGCGCGAGGGGCTTTTTCCTTGGCCGAAAGATCCGTTTTGTCATTTGATTGCGATGCTCGCCAAGGCGCCTCGCTCGCTGCTGATCCACGGCAATGATCTGCGGCCCAATGAAATGGCATGCGTTGCCAAGCATCCCCAAATGACAGTCGTCTTCTGCCCTCGCACGCATGCATTTTTCGGCTACCCACGACATCCGGTCGACTTGATGCTGCGTCATGGCATTCCGGTTGCCCTCGGCACGGATTCACGAGCGAGCAATCCCGACTTGAACCTCTGGGACGAGGTCCGGTTCCTGCTCAACCATCGCCAAGACCTCGATCCGCAGGATGTCCTCGCGATGGCAACGATTCACGGTGCGAATGCGTTAGGACGACTCGATTTAGGCCGGATCCGAGGCGGCAGCCTCGCGCGATTCGGATGCGTGCCAACCGACGCATGCTCGCTTCAAGAAGCGATGGCGGATCTCGCTCGCGGTGATCGTCTTCAACCCGTGTTCATTCCAACTTGCAATCCGTCGGGTGCGTAGACACTTCGTCCTCCGTCAACCGGCAAACAGACGCCAGTGATGAAGTCGTTTTCGCACAAGAATTGAACGGCATGGGCAATGTTCTCTGGCGTTCCGATCCGTTCGACCAAGGTGCTGTTCGCAATCCGTTCGCGCTGATCCGCATCGACGTCGTCGCCAAGCAGCACCGGCCCCGGTTGCAGACAATTGACTCGAACGCGGTGATTGCGTGCCCCGAGTTCAACCGCCAACGATCGGGTCATCACTTCGATCGATCCTTTGCTCGGAAAGTAGGCGGCATGGTCGAGATAGGGTCGAACGGTCGCCCAATCGCCAAGGTTGATGATCGAGCCACCAGACGGTTGTTCGACCATCCTCAACCCGGCAGCGCGTGAACACAAAAACGTCCCGAGTGAGTTGATGTCAAAATAGCGACGAACTTCATCCGCCGTGACCGATTCAAGAGGAGTCGGATGCCAGATGGCAGCGGAATTGACGAGGATGTCGATGCGGCCAAAGTGATCGACCGTTTGCGACACGATTCGGTCGCCAACGCCCTCCTCTTGAAGTGCACCTTGCGTCACGATCACGTCGACGTTGTATCTCTGACGTATCTGGTCCGCGGCGAGGCTCGACTGTTCGGTGCTGCTGTTGGCGTGCAGCGCGATACGGCATTGCAGCTTGGCGAGCCAATCCGCGATCGCTCGACCGACGCGCGGTGCACCGCTGCCGGTCACCAATGCGACCGGAGCATCGCAATCAAAGGTTTGCTGTAACAGTCGCATCAGGTCACAAAATGGGAATTCGTTGCACGGAGCTTTCGTAAATGCTTACGGTCAAGGATCAGAAAAGGATCGACAAGCGGTTGCCACTGCTCCCCCCGTTGGACGATCCGATTCTCGTCAATCGGACCGAGTCGGTTGGCGGCAAGAGCGAGGTACGGTATGCGGTCTGGCAAGATATCCATCAAACGAGCCATGGTCGCATCGACGGCGGTCAAGTTCGTGCCCACCAGGATCAGGCCCATGTTTTTGGGGGTTCCTAAGATGGGCCCATCGCCCTCCATGCAATCGATACCGTCGACAATTGCGATCCGGCGGCCGACCGAAGCATTGATATCGTAAACCGTTTGGGGAATTCCGTTGAAATGCAATACATTTTTGGGCCACCCGTATTTGATCCCCGGGATGACGCCGTACAGATTTTTCATCGCACCGGTCATTCCCATCCAATGGTGCGTTTTCATCTTTGGCATGCTGACCACCAAATCCGCTTCAATGACCGCTCGCGGAAAGTAGAACTGCTTCAAATCACACGCTTTGCCCGCATTCGCAACCGGTCGGATTTCTTGATAGTTCAAATCTTCGAACGACATTCGTACCTCTTGGAGCGCTTCCATGACGCCTGATTCCATCAGCGCTTGTTCGGTATCACGCACATGGCCGGGGCCCTCGCCAACGGTCACGTCGGCGTCCCAGCCACGGAACACTTCGACCGCTGCCTGGATCACGATCGGATGGGTCGTCATCTGAGGGGACAACCGCGAGGGTTCGACGAGGTTCGGTTTCAGCAGGACCCGTTTGCCACGAATCGTCCCAGGATCAAATTCACAGGCCAACAATCCGTCGCGAATCGTTCGAACCAATTCACCCGTATACGATTGGTGCCTTGCAATGAAGACAGAACTTTTCCTCTGAGACCGATGAACCAAGTAGCCCGCGCCTGCAGCGGTGGCCGCCGTGGCAGCGGTTGCGACCAAGAATCCGCGCCGATCGGGTTGAGAAGGGCTCGCGGCGGTCTCGTTGTTGGGGTGGGGATCGCTCATCAATGGACACCGCTTTCGGCTGGGGCGATCCGGTGCGGTTCAACATTCAACAGCGGCGATTCGCGAGTCTTGGCCGCCAGCAGCAACAGGTTTTGGCGATGGGGGTTCTCTTCGATCAAGCGAAGCCGATTGATCGCCGATCGAAGGGGCCACTCAAACTCGATCTCAGACCGGTCCTCTTCGTCCCAGGCTGCGGAAACGAGTGCATGCATCACCCACGACAACGAGATGGCTGCCATCGGACGGTTCAGTTCGTTTTGTAGGTAGCGGATCGTCGCTTTGATCGGTTCCGGTCGTGGCGTCACGCGATGAAACGCCACCACACACATGGCGCTGGGCAACAGGTGAGGCCGAAGTTCTTGACCCAGCACAAAGGTATTTCCGTAGTTGGCACCCCCATCGGGCAATTGTCGATCAATCAACAACTCCGCGGCCTCGATGGCTCGCGGGTGATCGGCGTAACCACAATGTCGCATTGCTAGCAGCGCCATTGCAGTAGGCTCTAACCATGAATGAGTTCCCTGAACCCAAGGCCATCCCACCAATTGGCTGTCGTGGCCGAACGTGTCATTCGGCTCAATCTTCTCGCCACCGAAACCGGTCAGGAAATCGATTGCGCGACGATAGGCGTCGCGATAACGCCATTTGGCTGATTCGTTTGCAGCATCGGGCCACTTTTGTTCGAAGGTTCGCCAAGCGATCGCGGCGAGAGACGTCGCCCAAAAGGGCCCTTGGTCATGCAAGTTGACGGAGACCGCCCCGTGGCGGTTTTGGGCTTGAATCAGACAGCGGCAGGCTTCGATCGCGGCCTCCTTCAATCCGTAGGCCGATGCGGAAATCGCCGCAAACGCGACCGGTTCGGCCGCCGCAGGCTCACCGCGCGCGTATCCGATGATCGGCTGGGCATTCAATCGCTTTTGTTGCTGATCGATCCAGTCAGCGAGGGTCACATCCATGTCTTGATTTGGCATTTGTCGGAGGACTTTAAGATGCCACTTGGTCACGGTCTGCAATCGTACGAAGGACCCGGGACCAAGGCAAGGCAGATTGTGTCCACCCGTGCACCGAGGGTGTGCAGAGGGGGGAACGGTGCTTATTGCTGTCCCAATGCAACGAGGTATTGCTGCTGTTTCGGCCCTTCGATGACGGTCGTCCGGATCAACAGTCGATCGTCAATGGCAAGCGGTGTGGCAAAGATCGAATCGCCCGTTTGATTTTCGGCAAGCAAATCGAACCGATCCGGCGTTGCGGCCAAGACATAGACCGTACCTCGTTCGGACGCGATGTAGATCCGATCTCGGACCAATGTCGGTGAGGCGCTAACGCCCCCTCCGAAGAGTCTTTTCTGCCACATCGGTTTTCCGTCAACGGTTCGCCAACAAAATGCGACGCCGTTATCTGCCACCGCGAACACGTAGTTGGAAATCGTCAACAAGGATTGTTCATAGCATTTGATTTGGTTGTCCCAGATCAAATTGCGTGAACCGTCCCCCGCGACACACCACGTTCCCGAGTCGGGATTTCCACCACTGATGAGGACTCGGCGATCGTCCCAAACCACCGTTCCGCAGATCGCTTCGGTCGTTGTTTCGACTCGCCACAATTCTCTGCCGCTCGGTGGGTCATAGGAACAAATCAATTCGCCACCGGCCAGCAGGATTTGTCGCTTTCCAGCGAGTGTCGCGGCGATGGGGGATGCAAAGTTCAAATTGACGGGTCGCTTTGCGTTCCAAACCACTTGCCCCGATTGGACATCCAAGGCGTACAGCCCGCTATCGGCACCATCGTACTCTGACGCAACGATCACCAAGTCGTCCTCGACGATCGGACTGGCGCCATAGCCAAACTGAAATCGCTGTGGTTTGAAATCGCCGATTTTCTTTTTCCAAACTTCGCGTCCTTCGAACGTCAAAGCGGTCAGCCAAATCGCATCGTCGGTGTGGAAACAGGCAAACACACGCTCTCCGTCGGATGCCGGACTTGGCGACGCGTAGGAGTTTTTCGAGTGGATCCGCTCGGGCAACGTGCCGCGGTGCAGAACCCAATTGTCCATCAAACGACCACTTTGGCGATCCAGTTTCAAGACGCTCTGAGTCCCAGCGTCTTCATCGGCCGTCGTCAAGAAAATCGAATCGCCCACGACGATTGGCGTCGAATGACCGTAGCCTGGGATCGCCGTTTTCCAAGAGACATTTTCCGACGTGGTCAGATCCCATCGAAGTGGGGCATCGGTGGACGGGTCCGCGTGGTTGTCGCCATTGGGGCCACGCCACTGAGGCCAATCTTGGGCCAAAGCTGCATGACCGAGCAAGACATAGGTCGAAAGCACGAGCCAGAGTCGCGGTTGAAGCATCGCTAAGGTATTTCGAAAGAGAAGAAGCCTCTCCAAATGCGCGAGACCCGCTGAGTGGATCGATCGCGTGATGGAGTCGACCGGAATCGGTCGGTGAGTAGATACTGGCTAATTGTACCGTGA contains:
- a CDS encoding SDR family NAD(P)-dependent oxidoreductase, whose translation is MRLLQQTFDCDAPVALVTGSGAPRVGRAIADWLAKLQCRIALHANSSTEQSSLAADQIRQRYNVDVIVTQGALQEEGVGDRIVSQTVDHFGRIDILVNSAAIWHPTPLESVTADEVRRYFDINSLGTFLCSRAAGLRMVEQPSGGSIINLGDWATVRPYLDHAAYFPSKGSIEVMTRSLAVELGARNHRVRVNCLQPGPVLLGDDVDADQRERIANSTLVERIGTPENIAHAVQFLCENDFITGVCLPVDGGRSVYAPDGLQVGMNTG
- a CDS encoding DUF362 domain-containing protein, with the translated sequence MSDPHPNNETAASPSQPDRRGFLVATAATAATAAGAGYLVHRSQRKSSVFIARHQSYTGELVRTIRDGLLACEFDPGTIRGKRVLLKPNLVEPSRLSPQMTTHPIVIQAAVEVFRGWDADVTVGEGPGHVRDTEQALMESGVMEALQEVRMSFEDLNYQEIRPVANAGKACDLKQFYFPRAVIEADLVVSMPKMKTHHWMGMTGAMKNLYGVIPGIKYGWPKNVLHFNGIPQTVYDINASVGRRIAIVDGIDCMEGDGPILGTPKNMGLILVGTNLTAVDATMARLMDILPDRIPYLALAANRLGPIDENRIVQRGEQWQPLVDPFLILDRKHLRKLRATNSHFVT
- a CDS encoding prenyltransferase/squalene oxidase repeat-containing protein, with amino-acid sequence MPNQDMDVTLADWIDQQQKRLNAQPIIGYARGEPAAAEPVAFAAISASAYGLKEAAIEACRCLIQAQNRHGAVSVNLHDQGPFWATSLAAIAWRTFEQKWPDAANESAKWRYRDAYRRAIDFLTGFGGEKIEPNDTFGHDSQLVGWPWVQGTHSWLEPTAMALLAMRHCGYADHPRAIEAAELLIDRQLPDGGANYGNTFVLGQELRPHLLPSAMCVVAFHRVTPRPEPIKATIRYLQNELNRPMAAISLSWVMHALVSAAWDEEDRSEIEFEWPLRSAINRLRLIEENPHRQNLLLLAAKTRESPLLNVEPHRIAPAESGVH
- a CDS encoding outer membrane protein assembly factor BamB family protein, giving the protein MLQPRLWLVLSTYVLLGHAALAQDWPQWRGPNGDNHADPSTDAPLRWDLTTSENVSWKTAIPGYGHSTPIVVGDSIFLTTADEDAGTQSVLKLDRQSGRLMDNWVLHRGTLPERIHSKNSYASPSPASDGERVFACFHTDDAIWLTALTFEGREVWKKKIGDFKPQRFQFGYGASPIVEDDLVIVASEYDGADSGLYALDVQSGQVVWNAKRPVNLNFASPIAATLAGKRQILLAGGELICSYDPPSGRELWRVETTTEAICGTVVWDDRRVLISGGNPDSGTWCVAGDGSRNLIWDNQIKCYEQSLLTISNYVFAVADNGVAFCWRTVDGKPMWQKRLFGGGVSASPTLVRDRIYIASERGTVYVLAATPDRFDLLAENQTGDSIFATPLAIDDRLLIRTTVIEGPKQQQYLVALGQQ